AAGAACTTCTGAAACGCTTTAATTTCATCGTGCAAAAATTCCATTCATACATAGATGACTTTATCGAGGGCTTAAAAAAGGAACCGCTTCAGCCTAAGTATAGGATGTCATCCTTGACGTTCTACAAGGAAACTTTGTTGAAATCGGAAAAGTGATTTGGAATTTCCATAAACTTACAGATGTTCCCCCAGCATTTTTTCCATCCAGATCATGTTATACCATTGCCCGAATTTGTAGGCGCAGTCGTTGAAGGTGCCTACCAGCGAGTAGCCCATGTGTTCGTGAAATTTCTGGCTGCTGTTGTCCAGGTGGGTGCTGCCAGGTTTTGGCGAAGCGATGCAGGCGTAGGCGTTTAGAATCCCGCGAGCCTTCAGTTCTTTTTCCAGTTCGTTATACAGGGCGCGGCCATAGCCTTTCCCGTGTTCGCCCATCTTGACGTAGATGGATGTTTCTACGCTGCGGCTGTAGGCGGCGCGGCCCTTGAAAACCCCTGCGTAACAGTACCCAAGAATTTCTGCAGTACCTGCGCCATTTCCGTCCGCGGCGTACTCCGAACTTGCGACGGCCCCGACGGTACCAGCAGCGCGGCCTGAGCTGTCCCCAATTCGTTCCAGAACCAGGTAGGGATATTTTTCCAGCGTCGTGCGGATTCGCTATGCAAATTCCTCTACAGAGGGGGCGTCATACTCGAAGGTAATGGCGGTGCCTTCTACGTAAGGCTTGTAGATAGCCAAGATAGCGGCGGCGTCTTCAACTGTTGCAGAGCGGATGCTTATCATGTTATTTGATTCTCTAGATCCTTCGGTCACTTCGTTCCCTCAGGATGACGCGTTTTTATTTAATGCTCTTTCCGTCCTTGAAGGCGTTGCCGATTTTTTCGCCTAGGGCGTAATAGCCATGACCTTCGGGATCGTAGCACAGGGGGCAAAGTTTCTTGATGTCCACCTTGCCCTTTGCGTTCAATATGGATTCGTCGGCGGAAACGCCCACCACCTGGGTGTAGAGCAGTTCCGTTTCTTCGTCGTAGCTCATGACCTTGCATTCCAAGGTCAGGGGGAGTTCCTTGATGATGGGGGCCTTGACCTTCTTGCTCTTGACGGCGGAAAGTCCGGACTTTGCAAATTTGTCCGCAACCTTGTGACCCGAGGTGATTCCCAGGTAGTCCAGCTGCTTGATGTTTGCGGCGGTGGCCATGCTCACGGTCAGGCACTTGTTCGCCTTGATGTTGTCCATGGTCTTGTGAGTCTTGTCGATGCAGATGGTCACCTTGTCGAAATCGTTGACGCATCCCCAGGCGGCCACCATGGCGTTGGGGGTCTTGTCTTCGTTGTAGGTCCCGATGATCAAAACGGGCTGGGGGTAAAGCAGAGCTTTCTTTCCGAGATCCTTGCGCATGGTAACTCCTTGAAATTTTTGTTACGTTGAAAGTAATATAGTTAGTTTTTATATTTCTGTAGCCGTTATTTCTCATGAATATTTTTTTCGTTAGCGATCTGCATATTGACTTTTATACACCCTTGTCCAGAACGGTGTCCTTGTTGCGTCGCTATTTTCAGGAATTTTTCGAGCGCAATTTCTTGCCGGCGGATGCGTGCTGCATTGCGGGTGACATATCCAATAATTACTTCACCTACGTGGAGTTCCTGAAGTTCATTGCGGAAAAATACCGGCAGGTCTATGTGTGCCTGGGCAATCATGATGTCATTTGTGAACGTGAGGGAATTTTCGGCGTGGATCGCGACTTTCCTACTTCTGAAAGTAAGATTGCCTATTATCTTGAGGAAGCGGCGAAGATTCCCAATGTCCACCTGCTGGAAAATTCCCGTATCGGAAACGTTGCGGGTTGCTTGGGAATGTGCGATTTTACCTACAGGCATCGTCCGGATGCATCTGTCGAGGAATACAAATTCCTGTGGAAAGCACGCTGGTTCGATGGCCGCCACTGGAATTACAAGGACAACGATACCGACGCTCTCTGGGCCCATTACAAGGCTGTCATGAACGACCTGACAGCAGCCCGCCCGAAGGTGATGATGACCCATTTTTTGCCTATGGAATTCGGCATGGCGGAAATGTACCTGACCAATCCGAATTCCACCTACTTCTTCTTTCAGGGAGACGAGTTCCTGAGAAATCTGGACGATGGTTCCATCTGGCAGGCGGGCCACACCCATTCCGCCATCAAGCGGGTGGTATGCGATAGCCTCGGCAAATCTCACCTGCTGCTTTGCAATCCCGTAGGTTACCCAAACGAACATCCCTACGAAGAAAACAGCCTGAAGCGGGAAGACTTTCTGCTGGAAATTTGACGGCCTTGCCATCAAAAAAACGCCGGGTCCTGAAACCCAGCGTTTTTGTTATCCACGCGATTTTAAGCCCTCGTTTCAAGGCTTATTTTTCAGTAGAGTTTTCTGCTTTCTTTTCTTCCTTTTCCTTGGGCAAAACCAGGTTCAGGATCACTGCCAGCAGGAACACCACGGCCACGCAGTTTTCTGCGAAGATGGTCTGGAAGATTTGCGGGAATTCCTTGAACATGCCAGCGGCCTGTGTAAAGCCAAGGCCCACGCTAAGGGAGAGGCTCACGATGACCATGTTGCGCTGGCTAAATCCGCTCTTGGACATCATGCCGAAACCTGCAAACAGAATGGAGCCGAACATCATGATGGTGCAGCCGCCAAGCACTGCCTGCGGGATGGTGGTAAGCAATGTACCGATGGGCGGGAAGATGCCGCCCAGCAGCATGACGATAGCGCCAGTGGCGATGGTAAAGCGGTTCACCACACCGGAGAGGGATGCAAGGCCCACGTTCTGGCTGAAGGAGGTGATGGGGGTGCAACCAAAGATACCGGAGATGGTGCTGACGAAACCGTCGCAGGAAATGGCACCGCCCATTTCGGACTTGTGAATCTGGCGCTTGAGGGCTCCGTTTACAAGAGCGCTGGAATCGCCCACGGTTTCCGTTGCAGAAACCAGGAAGATGGCTACCACAGAAAGAATAGGTCCAATGTGGAATTCCGGAGAGAAGGGTAAAATCTTGGGGAGCGCCACGATGCTGCAGTTAGAAAGTCCGGAGAAGTCCACCATGCCCATGCAGAGAGCAAGAACGTAACCGACCACAAGGCCCACCAGCACAGAGAGGGAGCGGAGGAAGCCCTTGGCGAAAACCTGCGTAAGCAAGCAGGTGAGCAAGGTGACGCTTCCAACGATCCAATTGTGTGTTGCGCCGAAGTCCGCAGAACCCTGGCCGCCGGCGAAGGAGTTTGCGCCGATAGGTAACAGCGAAAAACCGATAGCCGTTACCACAGTCGCTGCCACAATATGCGGAATAAGCTTCAACCAGTATTTTGCAAAAAGTCCAAGTATGCCTTCCACGATACCGCCAACAATCACGGCGCCCATGAGGGTGCCCATGCCCTGGGTGGTGGCGATGCCGATGGAAACAGAAAGGAAGGTGAAGCTGATGCCCATGACGATGGGCAACCTGGAACCGATTTTCCAGATGGGGAAAAGCTGCACCAGGGTACCGATACCTGCAATGATCATACAGTTCTGAACGAGGGCCGCTGTCAGCCCCTTATCCAGGTTTACAACCCCGGCAAGAATCATGATGGGGGTAATGTTTGCAACGAACATGGCCAGCACATGCTGCAAGCCGAAGGGCAAAGCCTTCAGCACCGGCACGCGGCCGTCCAACTGATAGATGTTTTCTGATGAATTGTTCATATTTTTCTCGCGCCTCGAACCTAACCCAGTTTCAAATTCGTATTCTTTAGCGGCAGTTCCGGCTGTTCCCTAAACTTGATGGTCTGCGTCTGCCAATCCATGGATTCCACGATGGCGATGGATTCCACGCGGTAGCCTTCTTCACGCAGGGTGCTGCCGCCCTTCTGCTGACCCTTCTCGATGGCGATGCCGAGACCTGCCACAGTGCCGCCAGCCTGATGGACCAGGTCAATCAAGGCGTGTGCTGCTGCGCCATCTGCCAAAAAGTCGTCTACGATCAAGACCTTGTCGGTAGCCTTCATGTAGGGCTTTGAAATGAACACGTTGTTCATCTTCTTATGGGTAAAGGAGTAGGCCTGAGCCACGTACTTGTCGTCGGTGCTGTTGGCGGTCTGGCTCTTCTTCGCAAAAACCACGGGCACGTCGTAAAGATGTCCCAGCAGTGTGGCGATGGCGATGCCGCTGGCTTCAATAGTCAGAATCTTGTTGATTTCCACATCGCGATAGCGGCGCTGGAATTCGTAGGCCATCTGGCGCATAATATCCACGTCGATCTGATGATTCAAAAAGCTGTCAACCTTAAGGATGTTTCCTTCCTTAATGACGCCGTCACGGAGAATCTTTTCTTCAAGAAAGTTCATAAGGATCTCTTGTAAAGAGTGTAATTATATGGTAAAAAGCTAGTAAAAATGAGATAACGTGCCCTGCTAGGGGTAGAAAACTTGGGATAATAGGGGGAGGTTCCTGTTTTCTGGCTGTTGCCTGTTGTATACAAAAGATGTTTGAAAACTTGCCCCTTATCAGGGGGACTTATGTAGCTTTAGTATAGAACTTTCGGAGTCTTATGTTTTTTATGCGTCTTTTGTCCCTGGTGGTTTGTGCCTTTGCCCTTTGGGCTTGCACTAGTGATAATGCAGTGGAATTTTATCTAGAGGAAATCGCAAGCGAGGCTCCCGTAGCTGATTCCACTTCTGTGGAGGTTTTGGATACCTCTCTTGTGGATGTTGCTGATTCCTCCGTTGTTGAGGTTGCCGATACGACTTTGGTGGAGGTGCCGGCAGATACGGCGAAGGTTGATTCTCCTGCCGTGGAAGTGGAAATAGTCATTCCCTCTTACAAGCCCGTCGTGTTTCCCGAGAGTGAACGTGTCGGACCCGTGAGCCAGTACGGAAAACTGCTTGCAGGTAAAAATTCCCGCGGTGTCGGCCGAATTTATGGCAGCTGCCAAGGCGTTGCCGATAGCGCCGAGGTCCAGGTTCGTGGAATGAGTCTCTATTGGAGCCTGCTGCATCAGGCTACCATGTTCTACTCTGATGCGGGCATTTCTACCATGGTGAAGGACATGAAGATTGAACTGATTCGAGCTGCCATCGGTACGGAGGAATATTGGGGCGGAACACCAGGATTTCTTCGCGATCCCGATGCTCAAAGAGAATTGATTGAGGAAGTTGTCAAGGCTGCGGTAAAGTACGATATTTACGTGATTATCGACTGGCATTCCCATACCGCTCACAAGCAGCTTGCCGATGCAATTCCGTTCTTTGCGGAAATGGCACAAAAGTACGGCAAATATGACAACGTGATTTTTGAAGTTTACAATGAACCCACACAAATTGAGTGGGATACGGTTAAGACTTACGCAAACAGGGTTATCGATGTTATTAGACAGTTCTCCGACAACCTTGTTCTTGTGGGAAGTCCCACATGGGACCAGTCTCCTCAAAGGGCTATTGGCAATGAAGTGACGGATCCTGCCCACAATGTGGCCTACACGTTCCATTACTATGCAAATTCCCACCTGGTTTCTACTACGGGTAGGGGCGCCAACAGGGCCATGGACGCGGGGCTTTCCATCTTTGTTAGTGAATGGGGCACGGGTGCTGCAAGCGGCAGGGGTGTTCCAAATGTGGAGCGCAATGCGGAATGGCAGAAGTGGCTTAACGAGAATAAGCTCTCCTCTGCGAACTGGTCTGCGTCCAAGATTAATGAGGGCACGGCCGCATTCCTTCAGGAAACCACGGTTGATTCACTGGTTTACAGCGAGGCGGGAAATTTGGTAAAGGGCTATTTATCTACAAATCCCGATAGTTATGTACGCTGTAAGGCTGAACCCTGAGTTTAATTACGCGCCTACAATGACCTTGTAGAATTCCAGGAACTGCTCTGGGGAAAGTTCCTCGGCGCGGACGGTGGTAGGATAATCTAGGACCTCGATGGCTTCCTGGATTTTCTTTTTATCGTAGGCCTTGCCGAAGGAGTTGGTAAGTGTCTTGCGCTTTTGTGTAAAGGCGGCGCGGACAAAGTCGAAGAATCCTTCGGGGGCTTGGAGTGCGTCGGCACGCGGTGTCAGCAGCATGGTGGCGCTGTCTACGTTTGGCTTGGGCGTAAAGTGTTCTGGCCCGATCTTTCGTAGAATCTGGGTGTCTGCGTAGGCAGAAACCAAAACGGAAAGGCTCCCGTAATTGCTGCTGCAGGGGGCTGCGCAAATGCGTTCGGCAACTTCCAGCTGGACCATGCCCATAAAGCCCTTGGTCAAATGCAGTCGTGGCATGAGACCTGCAATAATTGCTGTGGAAACATTGTAGGGCAGGTTTCCTGTGACCCAGGGTTTTTCGTGGGCATCCAGGAATGCCTGGAGGTCGAATTTCAAAAAGTCGATGTTCGTGATATGGAAATTCTTGCGGTCGCCGAATTTTCCGTTCAGCACTTCGACGCACTGTTCGTCGATTTCGACGGCGGTCAGTTCTACACCGCGGTTCAGCAGGTGTTCTGTGAGGGCGCCATGGCCTGGACCGATTTCCAGGACGGCTTCGCCGTTGCTCGCAGGCAAATCGCCTGCGATCGCCATGGCGGTGGGAACATCCAGAAAGTTCTGGCCGAATTTGCGACGTCGTGCTCTATCCATACTTTAAAATCTAGAAATTTTACGCAATGCCCCGCGCTGCGGGTCGTTACATCCCGAGGAATCTACATCCCGAGAAATCGCTTCAGGTTTTCCAGCTGGTCCTTGGCGTCCTTGACACCTAGGGCATAGAGGGCGGTAATCTTGGAGGCGTCCTTCTCGACGCGGTTGATTTTCATGTTCACGCTGGGGCGGAACACAAAGGATCTGCCCTGCTTTTCCCATTGGGCGAGAGTTGTCAGGCACTTGTTGTAGCGTACATGACGGTTGCCGACCGCTTCGATGAACTTGGGATACTTGCGGTAAACCAGCTTGTAGAGGGGCAGCAGGGAATTGGCCGATTTCTTGTATCCCTTGGGGCGGGTAACGATTACCACCTGCTTCTTGAATCCGATGCTGTCCATGAATTCAAAGGGGATGCTGTCGGCGGTGTTTCCGTCGAACATTTTCTTGCCTTCGTATTCCACAAGGCTGCTGGCGAGGGCCAGCGAGGAGGACGCCCTGATTGCATCCATTTGAGTGCGCAGGTCGCGTACAAGCAGATGCTCGGCGCCGCCGGTTTCTACGTTGCTGGCTGCGGCATAGAAGTCGGACTCCGCCGCGTTTTTCTTGAAAGTATCAAAGTCGAAGGGATCGATTTCTTCGGGAACCGTGTGATAGCAGAATTTCAGGTCAAAGTAGTTGCCGGTACGAAGCCAGTTTCCAAGGCTCATATAGCGCTTGTCCTGGGAGTGGATCGTATCCAGACGGAAGTTCCTGTCGCGCTGTTCCGACAGGTAGTTGCAAAGGTGGGTTGCCCCGGCAGAAGTTCCTGCATAACCGCCGAACTTGAATCCCTGATCGTGCAGAACATCCAGCACGCCCGCCGTGTAGGCTCCGCGCATTCCACCGCCCTCGAGAACCAGGGCGACATCTTTTATAAAAACCTTAGACATTGTTTCAAATTTAAATTTTATAGTTTTTTGTCAAAGGTAAATGTGTATGACAGAAGAAGAAAAATTGCTTTGCAAAAATCTGAAGGCCTGTGCCGATAGACTTGTGGCCGCGAATGTCTATAGGATTCTTCCTGAAATCGGAACCAACATCGGATACACAATTCGTGGAACGTCTGCTGCGGAAGTCTGCGATATTCCGGGCCGTATCCGCCGTGTGGAAAACGACTGCTGCTACGTTCGAAATCCCAAGATGGGAGGAAGTCTCTATATGGCGGGAACTCTTCTGGCTATCCGTGAGAAATTTCCGGCTGCGCAGTGCGTAGCGAATTTCCGAAGCAGCCCCAAGATTCTTGATGCATGCAAGACACTGCAATTTGAAGTTGCCCACATGCCCGAGATTCCTGATTTCTGGCAACTAGGAGACGCCTACGACAAGGACCTTGCAAAGACGATCAAGTCGTCGAAGATCTTGCCAGATGTCATTACCATACCCGACCGAATCAACCTGGAAAAATTGATTCTTGTGGTCGGGACTTCCATAGAGGATTTCCAGGAGAAGGTGCTTGCATTGAACACCCTGGTCTGCGCCTCTAGAAGTTAAGGAAGGCTCCCAGGGACACGGCGACGGTTTCATGGTCGGAGAAACTGCCGAAGGGATTCTGCAGGAATTCGCGGGTGAAGGTAAGTTCCAGGGCTGCGTTTTCTCCATAGACACGGATACCCATGTTGGCTGTGGCCTGGCCCGGATTGATTTCTACAACCTTGGTATCGACATTTTCAATGCGGGAGTCATTCATCGAGAATGCTTGCCACTGGTAGTTGGCTCCACCGAAGGCGATGACATGGTTTCCCAGGGCGACTTCACCGAGAATGTTCGGAGTCAGGACAATGCTGTATTCGTTATGGCGACTGACCATGTCCTTGATGCGGTCGTAGGCGACCATGGGAATCATGGTGTTGAGGCCCACAAAGACCCTGGATTTTTCGGATTGGAGAACCGCGCTACCGAAGTTGAATTCCGGGACTACCAATACGCCGGATTCAGGCTTGGTAACAGTCGCCCTGTAGGTAGCGATATAGGATTTTCCATCTTCTCCGACGATGATGCTCTTGTCCATGGTCTTGCTTTGAGCAACATGTCTGTCGACACTCAGAGTAAAGGACCATGCAAAGGCGTTGTTAGAGGAATTGCCAATGGTGAATGTTCCGAAGGCGTCCCAGGAGATTTCCTCTGAAACATGGTTTCCTTCGTCCAACAGGATGTTGTTTTCGGGATTGAGGTAGCCGCCGGCCAGGCCCACGTCAAGGTTGCCGATTTTGGCTGACAAAGTACCTGCGAAATAGGTGTCGCCACGGGTTTCCTTTGTAGTGGTACTAGAGTAGTCGGAGTCCTCGTATTTCCATGCCTTGCCGATATTGGTCTCGAGAGAGAAACCGAATCCATCGATGGCGAGACCTGCGGCAATGTTGCCGAAATCCTCATTTTTTTCGAAGGCCATGAAGAACGTCTTGTTTTCGCCGAAGGCAACAACGCCGGATTCGTCTACGGGTTCGATGTAGGCCAGCTTATGGCCGAACATCTTGTGGGGCATGGAAAGGTCTCCGCCGATTGTAGCGGCGGCGGCTTCGTTGCCAACGAGATTGTAGGCGTTTCCGTGAAGAATGTCGAGCTTGTGCTTGGGCGCAGCCGGAGCTTCGGCAACGGAAGCCGCGGCCTGGGCAGGCGTAGCATCTGCTACGACTGCGGCAGCTGTCGCTGCAGAATCGGCGGGGGCTGCGGTTTCAACCGCCTGGGTGGAATCCTGAGCGGGCTGTTCCATCGCCTGCTGGACTTGCTGTAAGGAATCCGCAGGAGTGGTGCTGTCTGCGGTAAAGTCGCTGGCGGGCTGAACCGGCGTTTCGGATGTGTTGTCCTGGGAAATCTCGACGGTCTCGGGATTTTGCTGCACAGGCATCTGTGCGGTAGTATCTGCAATAGCTTCTGTAGGGCTTTCTGCCGGAATGTTTTCCGCTGTTGCCTCGGGAGCGGCAGGCGCGGCTTCTGCAGACGCTGCCTGCTCTGCTGTCGCGGTGGGCTCTGTACTCGGGACTTCTGCCGCGGCTGTTTCAGGGGTTGCGGCCTCAGTAGCAGGCGCTTCCACCGGGCTTTCCGTCGTAGCGGGAGCTTCAACTGTGGCTACCGCAGGCGTTTCTGCTGCGGGTTGATCCTGAGGGATAATTTCCTGGGCTTGGAGGCATGCTGCAAAACCAAGGGAAATAGCGAAAACATTCTTCTTCATATTCATGTTTTAAACATAAATAAAAAACGTTTCCATAGGGAAGATTCTGCCAACATGGCTGGTTTTTTGTGTAACCAGTAAAAATGACCGATTGTTTTGCTATTTTGTCAGCATAAGTTAAGGCGCGGTCCTGTACTGCGCAAAAAAATGAGGTTTTTATGTCCGTTGCAATGCAAGATGTAATGAAGCAGTCCGGTGTGGCTTTCGGTACCAGTGGGGCACGCGGCCTGGTTTCTGCCATGACCGATCGCGTATGCTACGTTTACGCTCGCTCCTTTATCAAGTACTGCGAAGCTTCCTACAAGTGCGATCACGAAATCGCAATCGCTGGCGACCTTCGCCCCAGTACCGGTCGCATCTTGCAGGCTCTGGTGAAGGCTGGTCAGGATGCCGGCTGGAAGGTGACTTACTGCGGCCGCATTCCGTCCCCTGCAATCGCCCTCTATGGCCTCGACAAGAAGCTGCCCACCATCATGGTGACCGGCTCCCATATTCCCGCCGACCGCAACGGCATCAAGTTCAACCACCCCAATGGCGAAATCACCAAGGCTGACGAACAAGGTATCGTAAGCCAGAGTGTTGATTTTGACGAAGCCATGTTTGGCGCCGACGGCATGCTCGTCGCCGCTCCAGAACTTCCTGCAGTCGAAAAGGAAGCAGAAGAAAACTACTGCCTGCGTTACCCCAAGTTTTTTGGCGAAAAGGCCCTGCAGGGTTTGACTATCGGCGTGTACCAGCATTCCGCAGTTGGCCGCGATATCGTGGTCCGCGTTCTTGAAAGCCTTGGCGCCTGCGTCAAGCCCTTTGGCCGCAGTGACGTTTTTGTTCCCGTGGATACTGAAGCTATCCGCCCCGAAGATGAGGAACTGGCCCGCGAATTTACCCACAAGGATTATGTAGACGCCGTGTTCAGTACCGATGGCGATAGCGACCGCCCGCTTTTGGCCGATGACGTGGGCATGTGGCTCCGCGGTGACGTTCTTGGCATTCTCGCTTCCCAGGCTCTGGGTATCAAGCGCATTGCTACTCCCGTCAGCTGCAATACCTCTCTTGAAAAGTGCGGCAGCTTTGAAAAGATTGAACGTTCCCGCATCGGTTCTCCGTATGTAATCGCCGGCATGGAAAGCCTCGTGGACGCGAACTCCGCGGATGTGTCCGTCGCAGGTTACGAAGCCAACGGCGGTTTCTTGCTGCAGACCGACCTGAAGCGTACCGCCTACGATGGCGTTACCCGTACGCTGCCCGCTCTGCCTACCCGCGACGCTCTGCTTCCCATGATCGCTGTGATGGTCATGGTTCGCGAACAGAAGATGTGCGTCGTTGATTTGCTCCGCAAACTTCCCAAGCGCTTCACCGTAAGCGACCGCCTCAAGGAATTCCCCACCGAGATTTCCAAGGCAAAGCTTGCCGAAATCCGCGAGCAGAAGCTTGGCGAAAAGCTGTTCGGCAAGTTTGCCGCAAAGCCCAGCAAGTTCAACAAGGGCGCTCCTTTCCACGGCAAGATGGTTTCCCTCAACGAAGTGGACGGCTACCGTATGGAATTTGACTCCGGCGATATCGTGCACCTGCGCCCCAGCGGCAACGCCCCGGAATTCCGCTGCTATGTGGAAACCGAAGGCAAGGAACGCTCCGCCGAACTTCTGGCCGACTGCCTCAAGGTCATGGAAGGCTGGAGAAAGTAGCCTTACGTCATCCTGAGCAAGCAAAGCTTGCGAAGGATCCAGTGACGTTTAACTCTTTTTTTGTATTTTAAACCTATGATGAAGAAACTTCTTGCAACCGCTTTGCTTTGTTCCGCCACAGCCGCCTTTGCTGGCGAGTTTTGGCATGTGGACCGCGGTGGTTCTTCCATGAAGTTTCTTTCTATGCAGACTTCCGCTCGTTCTGCCGCCATGTCTGGCGCAGGTGTGGCAGATGCTGGCCGCGTATCCGAAGTAGGGCGCAACCCGTTGGCCATGAGCGCAGTCAATGAAGCTGAATTCGGTTTGAACCAAATCATCTTCGATGAGCATGGCGCCGATAATTTTGTTTCGGCCTATTACGGCTTGCCCTTCTCCATTGCGAACTATCCTCTGGCCATGTCCATGACGGTGGATTTCCTTGGTTATGACGGTATCGAGGGCCGCGACGAGAACGGCCTCAAGACTGATGATTACGGCGCCTACGCCTGGAGCCTTCAGGCAGGTCTCGGCAGCCGCGGCAAGGTTTTCAACTGGGCTGCTACCGCACGCTTTGCACAGCAGACTATCGACGATGAATCCGCCATCGCCATTCTTGGTGACGCCGGTCTCTCTTACCGCGTGAACAAGTACGTGGGTTTTGGCGCTACCGTGACCAACGCCGGTTACATGGGCGACTACGACGGCGAAGACGAAGTGGCCCCCATGGCAGTCCAGGCTGGTGTCAGCGGTATCCTGCCTATTTCTGAAAGTTGGAACATCCATCTTAATGTAGATGCATACCGCCGTGCCGATACGGAAGACCAGTGGCTCTTTGGCGGTGAAGTCAACTACATGGACGCTCTTTCCTTGCGTCTTGGTTATGCCATCCGTCCCGACACCGAGAATGGTATCAGCTGCGGTCTTGGCTTTGCCTTCGGCATGATCGTGTTTGACTACGGTTACAGCCCCCGCCCCGCATTTGAAGGCGGAAATCATTACCTTAGTATCGGTCTCAAGTTCTAGCGCTGTGGATCTTTATCTGGTAGTTTAGGCTACCTCGGCTGATTCCCAGTTTTCTTGCCGTAAGGCTTCTGTTCCATTTGTTGTTTTCAAGCTCCTGGTTGATTGTGTCCCAGTGAGGTCTTGCGCGGTACAGCCCCATAGGTTCCGCAAGCGTTTGGGCTGGGCTTTTGCCATTGGCTGTATGGTTTAGGCCAGGTTCTATTTCGAATTCCGCAGACAGGATGTCCACTAGGTTTATGCCGTGTGGCTTGAGCAGGGCATAGCGTTGCATTACGTTCTTTAGCTGGCGTACATTGCCGGGCCAGTTTCTGCGGGACAGGGCCGCCACTTCGTGCTCCTCCAGGGCACAGTTCTCGGAACAGCAGGCCTCCTGCCAGAGCTGCTGCGCAATGTCCTTGAAGTCGTCGCGTTCCCGTAATGGCGGGACCCGTATGGGGAGCACGTTCAATCTGAAGTAGAGGTCCTCGCGGAACCGCCCTGCGGCTACCTCATGTCGCAAGTCCCTGTTGGTGGCGCAAATCAGCCTGAAGTCTACAGGAATGCTTTGGGC
The genomic region above belongs to Fibrobacter sp. and contains:
- a CDS encoding N-acetyltransferase family protein gives rise to the protein MLGYCYAGVFKGRAAYSRSVETSIYVKMGEHGKGYGRALYNELEKELKARGILNAYACIASPKPGSTHLDNSSQKFHEHMGYSLVGTFNDCAYKFGQWYNMIWMEKMLGEHL
- a CDS encoding flavin reductase family protein; translation: MRKDLGKKALLYPQPVLIIGTYNEDKTPNAMVAAWGCVNDFDKVTICIDKTHKTMDNIKANKCLTVSMATAANIKQLDYLGITSGHKVADKFAKSGLSAVKSKKVKAPIIKELPLTLECKVMSYDEETELLYTQVVGVSADESILNAKGKVDIKKLCPLCYDPEGHGYYALGEKIGNAFKDGKSIK
- a CDS encoding metallophosphoesterase, encoding MNIFFVSDLHIDFYTPLSRTVSLLRRYFQEFFERNFLPADACCIAGDISNNYFTYVEFLKFIAEKYRQVYVCLGNHDVICEREGIFGVDRDFPTSESKIAYYLEEAAKIPNVHLLENSRIGNVAGCLGMCDFTYRHRPDASVEEYKFLWKARWFDGRHWNYKDNDTDALWAHYKAVMNDLTAARPKVMMTHFLPMEFGMAEMYLTNPNSTYFFFQGDEFLRNLDDGSIWQAGHTHSAIKRVVCDSLGKSHLLLCNPVGYPNEHPYEENSLKREDFLLEI
- a CDS encoding purine permease → MNNSSENIYQLDGRVPVLKALPFGLQHVLAMFVANITPIMILAGVVNLDKGLTAALVQNCMIIAGIGTLVQLFPIWKIGSRLPIVMGISFTFLSVSIGIATTQGMGTLMGAVIVGGIVEGILGLFAKYWLKLIPHIVAATVVTAIGFSLLPIGANSFAGGQGSADFGATHNWIVGSVTLLTCLLTQVFAKGFLRSLSVLVGLVVGYVLALCMGMVDFSGLSNCSIVALPKILPFSPEFHIGPILSVVAIFLVSATETVGDSSALVNGALKRQIHKSEMGGAISCDGFVSTISGIFGCTPITSFSQNVGLASLSGVVNRFTIATGAIVMLLGGIFPPIGTLLTTIPQAVLGGCTIMMFGSILFAGFGMMSKSGFSQRNMVIVSLSLSVGLGFTQAAGMFKEFPQIFQTIFAENCVAVVFLLAVILNLVLPKEKEEKKAENSTEK
- a CDS encoding xanthine phosphoribosyltransferase; this encodes MNFLEEKILRDGVIKEGNILKVDSFLNHQIDVDIMRQMAYEFQRRYRDVEINKILTIEASGIAIATLLGHLYDVPVVFAKKSQTANSTDDKYVAQAYSFTHKKMNNVFISKPYMKATDKVLIVDDFLADGAAAHALIDLVHQAGGTVAGLGIAIEKGQQKGGSTLREEGYRVESIAIVESMDWQTQTIKFREQPELPLKNTNLKLG
- a CDS encoding glycoside hydrolase family 5 protein, translating into MRLLSLVVCAFALWACTSDNAVEFYLEEIASEAPVADSTSVEVLDTSLVDVADSSVVEVADTTLVEVPADTAKVDSPAVEVEIVIPSYKPVVFPESERVGPVSQYGKLLAGKNSRGVGRIYGSCQGVADSAEVQVRGMSLYWSLLHQATMFYSDAGISTMVKDMKIELIRAAIGTEEYWGGTPGFLRDPDAQRELIEEVVKAAVKYDIYVIIDWHSHTAHKQLADAIPFFAEMAQKYGKYDNVIFEVYNEPTQIEWDTVKTYANRVIDVIRQFSDNLVLVGSPTWDQSPQRAIGNEVTDPAHNVAYTFHYYANSHLVSTTGRGANRAMDAGLSIFVSEWGTGAASGRGVPNVERNAEWQKWLNENKLSSANWSASKINEGTAAFLQETTVDSLVYSEAGNLVKGYLSTNPDSYVRCKAEP
- the rsmA gene encoding 16S rRNA (adenine(1518)-N(6)/adenine(1519)-N(6))-dimethyltransferase RsmA, coding for MDRARRRKFGQNFLDVPTAMAIAGDLPASNGEAVLEIGPGHGALTEHLLNRGVELTAVEIDEQCVEVLNGKFGDRKNFHITNIDFLKFDLQAFLDAHEKPWVTGNLPYNVSTAIIAGLMPRLHLTKGFMGMVQLEVAERICAAPCSSNYGSLSVLVSAYADTQILRKIGPEHFTPKPNVDSATMLLTPRADALQAPEGFFDFVRAAFTQKRKTLTNSFGKAYDKKKIQEAIEVLDYPTTVRAEELSPEQFLEFYKVIVGA
- a CDS encoding patatin family protein codes for the protein MSKVFIKDVALVLEGGGMRGAYTAGVLDVLHDQGFKFGGYAGTSAGATHLCNYLSEQRDRNFRLDTIHSQDKRYMSLGNWLRTGNYFDLKFCYHTVPEEIDPFDFDTFKKNAAESDFYAAASNVETGGAEHLLVRDLRTQMDAIRASSSLALASSLVEYEGKKMFDGNTADSIPFEFMDSIGFKKQVVIVTRPKGYKKSANSLLPLYKLVYRKYPKFIEAVGNRHVRYNKCLTTLAQWEKQGRSFVFRPSVNMKINRVEKDASKITALYALGVKDAKDQLENLKRFLGM